Within the Peromyscus maniculatus bairdii isolate BWxNUB_F1_BW_parent chromosome 2, HU_Pman_BW_mat_3.1, whole genome shotgun sequence genome, the region CCTGTGGAGGGCTCTGTGGTTTCAGAGCTGAAGTTTGATTCCCTTTTGTTCTTGGCTCTGCCCTTCCCTGAGTATCCAGAGTTCGGGAATTTTAAGATTCTTCTTAGGCATGCCCAACTGCCACATATATCCCAGGGTAGCTTTGAATGTGGCCCAGCACATTTGTAGATGACAGTGTCATGTCGcagtgtcaaaaggttggacGCGTCCGTGAGtctgcctcttctggcttctgtgggaagGAAACAGTTCAGGCGCTGGGATGAGCACTCTGTATTAACAGTTGCCTATGGGGCCGGGGGAGCCCTGCTGTGAGGGAAGCACTCCTTTCTAGCTCACAGCTTACCTGATAGCCACAGTCAGGCTGTGGTACCACTGTGACAGCTCCTCATGGTCAGTGGACATAAGCAGTAGCTTCTCGTTGGGGAAGGACAGCTAGGGAGAAACCACTTTAGTTCAGAACAAGTCAGGCTGCAGCTGTCATTGGTTCCACAGCGTGAATTCAGGGATATGATGACGAAATATGAAAGCTTAGCCCCGACAATCCCCTTACTCATGCAAAGGGACCCAGGCCAGGGGGTACGCTGGTCTGTGAGTGCCTGAAGTCTGTTTGGGGCTCAGATTTCCCATCTACAACTTACACTGAGCAAACCACCACACGTTCCTCCCGAATGGCCAAAGACCCTGTTCAGTTGGCACTGGGACATGGGGTACAGGGCTCTGCAGACAAAGGTGCCACTCTTCAGCAGGTGCAGCGGGGGGCGAGGCTTGGCCATGAGGAGCgcatcagagaagaggaagaacatgCGGGGCCGAGGCTCCCCGGTGGGAGGCACCACTAAAAGCCAGCCCTGTCGTAGGAACCATCGCCCTAGAAAATGAGAGCCATTACCTTGTACAGCTCAAGAACCCATAGGAACACAAAAAGGCAGAGGAAGTTCAGGGGCAGAGAGGTAAtctgctggcttttttttttttttttttaattatcgtGTGTATATATGGAGGTCAGGACAACTCCGTGGGGTCCGttcttccttccacctttatgtgggttctgagattaACTCAGTTCATCCAGCAGATGCTCTCACCTGCTGAGCagacatcttgccagcccaagaaGCCGGCTTTGTGGAGGCAGAGGGGTGGGTAAGCAGGGCCGACTGAGGACTGAGGACGGAGTCCACGGTCTACCTGAAGTAAGCCCTTTGGCTTTGCGTCCGCTGAGCAGAGCCTGGACACGCAGGAGGTGCTGGGCGTTCTTCTGGCTCTGGCCAATGGCGTGGACTCCCTGGGCCGTCTCACTCACCAGGCGGGCAGCCCCTGGAACAACACCCTCCACCTGACTTCCAACAGAACTTTGCTGGTGAAAGATAGGCTAGCCTGGAGGGGCCTGGATCAGGGTCCCGCTTCTTGAAGAAGAGGCAGGGAGGCACGTAGGGACACTGTACATGTAATGGAAGATGGGGACATACCAGACACTGTTGGAGGTCAGACCCAGAAAGGCTTTAGGACAGGCAGCCTCTGCCTGGCTTGGAGAAGAACAAGAACCTACGTGTGAGCTGTTGGTAGTCAGGGCTGTTGGGAACTGTGTTTTCAGCCAAAGCCACAACGAGATTCTCATACCTGGGAGTAGACAATCGGTAGTGAAGgaagagaagtagaggcaggcagaatgcCCTGGTTTCAGAATGACCTGGATGTTCATTCCTTAACTGTAAGGTCAGGAAAGGCCCCTCTTTAACCCAGGACTTTGAATCTGGGCTCACATTACACAGGCCACTCCCATCCCACACTGAAGAATCACTGGCAGACTAGAGTTCACGAGGCTGGGCCAGAAGATGGAAGTTCATCAAACCAAGGAGGCTATCACAGACAACCTAGGAGCCCTGGGATAGAACTTCGAGACTAGGCTAACCCCTCATCCCAATGTGCTTTTCCAGATAGCCTGTCTCAGGCCTTAGTGCAGATCCCCCCACTTCAGTATACAGCCCCACAGCTGCAGACCTGGGTACCCCTGTACTTCAGTATACAGCCCCACAGCTGCAGACCTGGGTACCCCTGTACTTCAGTATACAGCCCACAGCTGCAGACCTGGGTACCCCTGTACTTCAGTTACAGCCCCACAGCTGCAGACCTGGGTACCCCTGTACTTCAGTATACAGCCCACAGCTGCAGACCTGGGTACCCCTGTACTTCAGTACCCAGCCCCACAGCTGCAGACCTGGGTACCCCTGTACTTCAGTACCCAGCCCCACAGCTGCAGACCTGGGTACCCCTGTACTTCAGtacccagtcccacagctgcagACCTGGGTACCCCTGTACTTCAGtacccagtcccacagctgcagACCTGGGTACCCCTGTACTTCAGTTACAGCCCACAGCTGCAGACCTGGGTACCCCTGTACTTCAGTTACAGCCCACAGCTGCAGACCTGGGTACCCCTGTACTTCAGTTATAGCCCACAGCTGCAGACCTGGGTACCCCTGTATTTCAGTACCCAGTCCCATAGCCCCAGTCTGAGGCTGCAGACTCTGGGTACCCCGAGGGTTCACACTGGTAAAAGCTCCTTAGAAGTCCTTGGGGCGggggggaggcagagctggggtggCATCCCCACAAAGCTGCAAGCAGCAGTTACGCAGCCTGGGAGATAATTCCAGTCTAGAGGGGTTTACTCACTGCTGGAGCCGCTGCAGAGGCAAAGGGAGCAGGTCCTGGAGCTGAAGACCCCCAAATTCAGGGCGGCCTTCCTGAAGCCGCACAAACCTCCGAAAACGTTTGTTCTTCTTCAGCTGCGcctggatggagagggagagtttTCATCAGGGAAAGAAGTCACTCCTTACACTGCATTTATCTGTGTACACACTCCCAGGCTTCAGCAAGCTGTGCACTCCTGAGGGAAACCCGGCCCTCCTAGGGATGTTAGCAAAGAGCCGGGCTCTAACTGCAAAAACACTATTTAGTTGAGGTCTCTGATTAAAGAGTTaaaggaggaagccaggaagAGACAGTTACCTGAAGGGTAGTCTGAGAACTCTCGGCATTGGCAGCAAATTGAGTGTAGAGCTCCAGGTGGGAGCAGAAGCCCTCCAGCCCCGGCCCCCAGTGTCCTTCTTCCAAGTagggaagcagctctctgtgTGGGCAAAGGACATGAAAAGGGCAGGCCAACAACTACTCAAGCACTCCCTCATACACTTCCCATAACCCTGCCTCGGAGGTAGTGCTATTATCCCATTTTACAGCTGGAGCACAGGGAGGTTAAGGCACCGGGCCAAGGCCACAGGTGAGAAAGCTGGCAGATGAACTTGGCCTTTCTGACTCGGCTCTGTGGTCCCTCTCCAGGCCACGCTTCCACTCACAGGCTAGCGGCATAGATGCGCTCCCAGGGCCCAAACAGGGTCTGGCGCTCTGGTGGTCGTAGTGTCCCCTTGGCTTTCAGGATCCCCAGGAAGTACTGTGAAGGGAAAGAACACAGTTTTCTTAGTCTCTAGCAAGAGGACGCCAACGTCAAGGTGCAGTCAGAAACAGCAGACGTCAGTCTGAGCTCCCGATCCTGGGGAAACAAGGTCTGAGACCCTCCCACCGCCCGGCCGAGCCCCACCGTGGCCACCAGCCCCAGTTGTTCCTGGTAGCGCCGCTCGGTCTCCAGCAGCTCCCGAGCGGTGCAGACACGTTTCCGTTCCCATCGAGCACGCTGCTCCTGCAGCGGACAGCGCGCAGCGGCGCCCGGGCTCTCCATGGCCGACCCAGGGTTCCCGGCTTCCCGCAGCGTCGCGCCGCAGATTCAAATCCCAACCGCCCGGGGGGCGGGGCCGCGGGGGTGTGGCCCCGGAGCGGAGCGCTCAGCAGAGAGCATGCGCAGGCAGCGGCTCGCCCAGCGGGTCCCCTCCGCTGGCGTCCGCCCCACCCGCCAGGGCGGCGCTGTCGGAGCGCTGAGAGGTCGGAATGCCTGGTGTGGCCGCGGTGCACCAGGCGCGAAGGTGGCACAGCAGTCGGAACACGGAGACAAGCGACTCCAAAATGCAGACGTTGACAGGGCCTCAGTGACCAGCTGCAGAGTTGGGAATGTGGGGATAAGCACGGCACACACCACGTCCTGATTCCATGCCGGACAGGGAAGCGGTTGGCCAGTCATTCCCCGTGCTTTCACTAATTAGGAACCTTGAGATCTGGACAGAGTGCGCAAATTTTAAGTTactattagtttcttttttttgtttgtttgtttgtttgtttggtttggtttttgtggttgtttgtctgtttttgagatCGGGTCCTATAATGTAAGTTGGCTCTGAACTGAatttgaggatgaccttgattttATCCTTCTGCCTTGAGCTTCCAAATGCTGACATTAGTCTTGTACTATCATACCCGGCTTATGAGGTGCGGGGACGGAACCCACTCATGCATGTTAGACAAGCACATATAGCTACACCTCcagtccttttttttgttttgtttttcatttcatgctGATCTCAGCTTG harbors:
- the Arhgef39 gene encoding rho guanine nucleotide exchange factor 39 — encoded protein: MESPGAAARCPLQEQRARWERKRVCTARELLETERRYQEQLGLVATYFLGILKAKGTLRPPERQTLFGPWERIYAASLELLPYLEEGHWGPGLEGFCSHLELYTQFAANAESSQTTLQAQLKKNKRFRRFVRLQEGRPEFGGLQLQDLLPLPLQRLQQYENLVVALAENTVPNSPDYQQLTRAARLVSETAQGVHAIGQSQKNAQHLLRVQALLSGRKAKGLTSGRWFLRQGWLLVVPPTGEPRPRMFFLFSDALLMAKPRPPLHLLKSGTFVCRALYPMSQCQLNRVFGHSGGTCGGLLSLSFPNEKLLLMSTDHEELSQWYHSLTVAIRSQKRQTHGRVQPFDTAT